The Kosakonia sacchari SP1 genome includes a window with the following:
- a CDS encoding F0F1 ATP synthase subunit epsilon has translation MAMTYHLDVVSAEQQMFSGLVEKIQVTGSEGELGIFPGHAPLLTAIKPGMIRIVKQFGHEEFIYLSGGILEVQPSSVTVLADTAIRGQDLDEARALESKRKAEEHINSSHGDVDYAQASAELAKAIAKLRVIELTKKAM, from the coding sequence GGATGTCGTCAGTGCAGAGCAACAAATGTTCTCTGGTCTGGTCGAAAAAATCCAGGTAACGGGCAGTGAAGGTGAACTGGGTATTTTCCCGGGTCACGCGCCGCTGCTCACCGCCATTAAGCCTGGTATGATCCGCATCGTAAAACAGTTCGGTCATGAAGAGTTTATCTATCTGTCCGGCGGCATTCTTGAAGTGCAACCGAGCAGCGTGACCGTTCTGGCTGATACCGCTATTCGTGGCCAGGATCTCGACGAAGCGCGAGCCCTGGAATCGAAGCGTAAAGCAGAAGAGCACATTAATAGCTCTCACGGTGACGTGGATTACGCTCAGGCGTCTGCGGAGCTGGCGAAAGCCATCGCGAAACTGCGTGTTATCGAGTTGACCAAAAAAGCGATGTAA